The following coding sequences are from one Anguilla anguilla isolate fAngAng1 chromosome 12, fAngAng1.pri, whole genome shotgun sequence window:
- the ptx3a gene encoding pentraxin-related protein PTX3, translated as MPLPRVLLMCLVCSCTVLLTRCYEDEIEVNYADPFYNEIAEGAQPESTQPQEVAPTTAPVKLPEFNKWDKLFTMLENSQMKENMLLQYADNIIKVELQSLRGEMLQFVANYAGGCSSAVDTAGRRLSLQLEMKLAQATERMKEVNAEQLGHQEALLQQLVSVSRAQTARLSKLESTCLSAATTKDLQSDRSVRDATAAEGQLEKSLTAMATDLQKARVQLDRSLRSAERHFLPSGCEMALLFPMRSRRIYAAVTPDGDMGLHSFTVCLWAKVREALNKTVLFSYGSKKNPFEIQLVLSGHSLLFTVGGEAHLVEAGNVVKDGQWSHFCGSWSSEEGLASLWANGLKVASSSGVAEGHVLPKGGTMSLGQEKNGYSSFGFDSGADPKLAFAGKMTGVNLWDRVLEEEEIFQNAQREGSCSSRGNVVGWGVSEIIPHGGAQYIN; from the exons ATGCCTCTGCCACGGGTTCTGCTGATGTGCTTGGTCTGCTCCTGCACTGTTCTGCTGACACGATGCTACGAGGATGAGATCGAGGTGAACTACGCCGATCCTTTTTACAACGAGATCGCAGAGGGCGCTCAGCCGGAAAGCACCCAGCCACAGGAGG TGGCACCCACGACGGCCCCCGTCAAATTGCCGGAGTTCAACAAGTGGGACAAGCTGTTCACCATGCTGGAGAACTCCCAGATGAAGGAGAACATGCTGCTGCAGTACGCCGACAACATCATCAAGGTGGAGCTGCAGTCCCTGAGGGGCGAGATGCTACAGTTTGTGGCCAACTACGCAGGGGGCTGCTCCAGCGCCGTGGACACCGCCGGCCGCCGGCTGTCCCTGCAGCTGGAGATGAAGCTGGCCCAGGCCACAGAGCGGATGAAGGAGGTCAACGCCGAGCAGCTGGGCCACCAGGAGgcgctgctgcagcagctggtgAGCGTCAGCCGGGCCCAGACAGCCCGGCTGTCCAAGCTGGAGAGCACCTGCCTGAGCGCTGCGACCACCAAGGACCTCCAGTCTGACCGCTCGGTCCGGGATGCGACCGCGGCCGAAGGCCAGCTGGAGAAGAGCCTCACCGCCATGGCAACTGACCTCCAGAAGGCCCGGGTCCAGCTGGACCGCTCCCTGCGGTCGGCCGAGAGGCATTTCCTGCCTTCAG GGTGTGAGATGGCTCTGCTCTTCCCCATGCGTTCCCGGCGGATCTACGCCGCAGTGACGCCCGACGGCGACATGGGCCTGCACTCCTTTACGGTCTGCCTGTGGGCCAAAGTGAGGGAGGCACTCAACAAGACCGTGCTCTTCTCCTACGGCTCCAAGAAGAACCCCTTCGAGATTCAGCTGGTCCTGAGCGGTCACTCACTGCTCTTCACCGTGGGCGGGGAGGCACACCTGGTGGAGGCCGGCAACGTGGTGAAGGACGGCCAGTGGAGCCACTTCTGTGGGTCCTGGAGCTCGGAGGAAGGCCTGGCCTCGCTGTGGGCGAACGGGCTGAAGGTGGCCAGCTCGTCCGGGGTGGCGGAGGGGCATGTCCTGCCCAAGGGGGGGACCATGAGCTTGGGCCAGGAGAAGAACGGCTACAGCAGCTTTGGCTTCGACAGCGGAGCTGACCCTAAGCTGGCCTTTGCGGGCAAGATGACCGGGGTCAACCTGTGGGACCGGGTTctcgaggaggaggagatctTCCAGAACGCCCAGCGGGAAGGCTCCTGCAGCAGCCGGGGGAATGTAGTGGGCTGGGGAGTGTCCGAAATTATTCCACACGGAGGCGCACAATACATCAACTAA